Proteins encoded in a region of the Zea mays cultivar B73 chromosome 4, Zm-B73-REFERENCE-NAM-5.0, whole genome shotgun sequence genome:
- the LOC118471923 gene encoding uncharacterized protein isoform X2 codes for MAFEVEEDDAHPRGRSNATVIDEQGDCHRKGKSVIGASSSDVAGMSTMPENTVEVVTQNGRRVKLKGGIESPWSHGEPYGNGFSCNYCTSRIKGGGATRLREHLGGLPGNVAACINVPLNVKAIMTDQVAIRRIRRRRNNDLRHYVEREVRESNKGLGTSSKARIPLDEEGQIQMALKESLREYDEERFYRSPSGSRSASCSANQQTRLDRFYRSPSISQGPFDIDLAHSRAQAQPRVDIMLRGGSRDKLGKALAKWFHANDIPGRKADCPYFRSAIKLAQECGQGVHIPSGKDLDGKFLDMNYEDMEAHMAKFKDDWKEYGVTVMCDSWTGPTMMCIINFMVYCNGRMFFHKSINATGRVQNAEFIYDCIREVVVDEIGVKNVIQIVTDNGSNYKKACRQLITRYPHITWQPCAAHTINLMLKDISRFSEVSQVVDDAKRICRFFYNHNRLHAMMREKIGGELIRWNATRFGTVFIFLQSFWDRQDKFMQWMVSDDWKNNAWKDEADHAFTYDCLLNRRWWSDMELVLNAVTPIYTVLRYADQQKNATIAGFLPKIMTAMAQIRGNLSKEKDLLDRIVGVIKKRLKYMVDDTLIVAAGALDPKTLYMTKLSRKSSTRHAVTLALKKLASSSKIASAAIEQYAFFCEKRGLFAGEEAERSATNGRMSAAEWWSAYGGEHKELQMLARRIVSQCLSSSGCERNWSTFALVHTKLRNRLGYEKLHKLVYVHYNLKLRIQHFENDMQSLQEMQVFKDTELDPYSVMIDCAMYDEGNPIMDWLCNSRSESTPILDEYDDNELESPIPSRVLMDELGMDVEVTALKRKLDFNTREGKKKRKAGLVDIEEEIEDDVESDSSDGSPINVELCDSSSDDDGTGDEFGDEWEFRGPSGGGACEVGPSGGGACDVGPSGDGSRDGAMHEQAAPNPPLRPRSTRLKKVPVKELYK; via the exons ATGGCATTTGAGGTTGAGGAAGACGATGCACATCCTAGAGGGCGTTCAAATGCAACTGTGATAGACGAACAAGGCGATTGCCATCGCAAAGGAAAGAGTGTCATTGGAGCATCATCAAGTGACGTTGCTGGTATGAGCACAATGCCTGAAAACACGGTTGAGGTGGTCACACAAAATG GGAGGCGTGTGAAATTAAAAGGAGGCATTGAGAGCCCATGGAGCCATGGTGAGCCTTATGGAAATGGTTTTAGTTGTAATTATTGCACTAGTCGTATCAAGGGCGGAGGTGCGACCCGTCTAAGAGAGCATTTGGGAGGATTGCCTGGAAATGTGGCTGCATGTATTAATGTTCCACTTAATGTTAAGGCAATAATGACTGATCAAGTGGCTATTCGGAGAATAAGGAGGCGGCGAAACAATGACCTTAGACACTATGTTGAGCGAGAGGTTAGAGAATCAAATAAAGGATTAGGGACTTCGAGTAAAGCAAGAATTCCTCTAGATGAAGAAGGTCAAATACAGATGGCATTGAAAGAGTCATTGAGGGAATATGATGAGGAGAGGTTCTACCGAAGTCCAAGTGGTAGTAGGTCTGCAAGTTGTTCTGCTAATCAACAAACTAGACTTGACAG GTTCTACCGAAGTCCAAGTATTTCACAGGGTCCTTTTGATATTGATCTGGCACATAGTAGGGCACAAGCACAGCCTCGGGTGGATATCATGCTTAGGGGCGGTAGCAGAGATAAGCTAGGAAAAGCATTGGCGAAGTGGTTTCACGCCAATGATATTCCAGGAAGAAAAGCAGATTGTCCATATTTTCGATCAGCCATTAAATTGGCACAAGAATGTGGACAAGGGGTGCACATCCCTAGTGGAAAGGATTTAGATGGCAAATTTTTGGATATGAACTATGAAGATATGGAGGCTCACATGGCCAAATTCAAGGATGATTGGAAGGAATATGGTGTTACTGTCATGTGTGATTCATGGACAG GTCCTACCATGATGTGTATCATTAATTTTATGGTATATTGCAATGGAAGGATGTTTTTTCACAAGTCTATAAATGCAACTGGCCGTGTTCAAAATGCTGAATTTATTTATGATTGTATTAGAGAGGTGGTTGTTGATGAGATTGGGGTGAAGAATGTCATTCAAATTGTTACAGATAATGGGTCCAACTATAAGAAGGCATGTCGACAGCTCATTACTCGGTATCCGCACATTACATGGCAGCCCTGTGCAGCTCATACAATTAATTTGATGCTGAAAGATATAAGTCGCTTTTCTGAGGTCTCTCAAGTAGTGGACGATGCAAAAAGAATTTGTAGATTCTTCTATAACCATAACAG GCTTCATGCTATGATGAGGGAGAAAATTGGTGGAGAGTTGATTAGGTGGAATGCTACTAGGTTCGGCACCGTCTTTATCTTCCTTCAGAGTTTCTGGGATAGACAAGATAAGTTTATGCAATGGATGGTGTCTGATGATTGGAAAAACAACGCATGGAAAGATGAAGCAGATCATGCATTTACTTATGATTGTTTGTTAAATAGAAGATGGTGGAGTGACATGGAATTGGTGTTGAATGCTGTCACACCAATTTATACTGTGCTTCGCTATGCTGATCAACAAAAAAATGCAACTATAGCTGGATTTCTTCCAAAGATAATGACAGCCATGGCTCAAATACGTGGTAATTTAAGTAAAGAGAAAGATCTTCTTGATAGAATAGTTGGAGTGATCAAGAAGAGACTAAAATATATGGTTGATGATACTCTCATTGTTGCAG CTGGTGCACTTGATCCTAAAACATTATATATGACTAAGCTTTCAAGAAAATCATCTACTAGACATGCAGTTACATTGGCTCTTAAGAAGCTTGCAAGCTCATCTAAGATTGCATCTGCTGCAATTGAGCAATATGCTTTTTTCTGTGAAAAAAGAGGATTATTTGCAGGGGAGGAAGCCGAACGTTCAGCAACTAATGGACGCATGAGTGCAG CTGAATGGTGGAGTGCATATGGAGGAGAGCACAAAGAACTACAAATGCTTGCACGTCGGATTGTTTCACAATGTCTATCCTCTAGTGGATGCGAGCGAAACTGGAGCACATTTGCATTGGTCCATACCAAACTGAGAAATCGTTTGGGTTATGAGAAGCTCCACAAATTGGTTTATGTCCACTACAATTTGAAATTACGCATCCAACATTTCGAGAATGACATGCAAAGTCTTCAAGAAATGCAAGTCTTCAAAGATACTGAGTTAGATCCATATAGTGTTATGATAGATTGTGCTATGTATGATGAAGGTAACCCAATCATGGATTGGTTGTGCAACTCAAGGAGTGAGTCTACGCCTATTCTTGATGAGTATGATGACAATGAGCTTGAATCCCCAATCCCATCTAGAGTTCTCATGGATGAGTTAGGAATGGATGTAGAAGTGACCGCATTGAAGAGGAAGCTTGATTTTAATACAAGAGAAGgtaagaagaaaagaaaggcagGACTTGTTGATATTGAGGAAGAAATTGAGGATGATGTTGAGTCAGATTCTTCAGATGGTAGCCCAATAAATGTTGAATTATGTGATAGCAGTTCAGATGATGATGGCACAG GTGATGAGTTTGGTGACGAATGGGAATTTAGAGGACCTAGTGGTGGTGGAGCATGTGAAGTTGGACCTAGTGGTGGTGGAGCATGTGATGTTGGACCTAGTGGTGATGGATCAAGGGATG GTGCTATGCATGAGCAAGcagctccaaatcctccacttcgTCCAAGATCAACAAGGCTAAAGAAAGTCCCTGTGAAGGAACTTTATAAG TGA
- the LOC118471923 gene encoding uncharacterized protein isoform X4, producing the protein MAFEVEEDDAHPRGRSNATVIDEQGDCHRKGKSVIGASSSDVAGMSTMPENTVEVVTQNGRRVKLKGGIESPWSHGEPYGNGFSCNYCTSRIKGGGATRLREHLGGLPGNVAACINVPLNVKAIMTDQVAIRRIRRRRNNDLRHYVEREVRESNKGLGTSSKARIPLDEEGQIQMALKESLREYDEERFYRSPSGSRSASCSANQQTRLDRFYRSPSISQGPFDIDLAHSRAQAQPRVDIMLRGGSRDKLGKALAKWFHANDIPGRKADCPYFRSAIKLAQECGQGVHIPSGKDLDGKFLDMNYEDMEAHMAKFKDDWKEYGVTVMCDSWTDNGSNYKKACRQLITRYPHITWQPCAAHTINLMLKDISRFSEVSQVVDDAKRICRFFYNHNRLHAMMREKIGGELIRWNATRFGTVFIFLQSFWDRQDKFMQWMVSDDWKNNAWKDEADHAFTYDCLLNRRWWSDMELVLNAVTPIYTVLRYADQQKNATIAGFLPKIMTAMAQIRGNLSKEKDLLDRIVGVIKKRLKYMVDDTLIVAAGALDPKTLYMTKLSRKSSTRHAVTLALKKLASSSKIASAAIEQYAFFCEKRGLFAGEEAERSATNGRMSAAEWWSAYGGEHKELQMLARRIVSQCLSSSGCERNWSTFALVHTKLRNRLGYEKLHKLVYVHYNLKLRIQHFENDMQSLQEMQVFKDTELDPYSVMIDCAMYDEGNPIMDWLCNSRSESTPILDEYDDNELESPIPSRVLMDELGMDVEVTALKRKLDFNTREGKKKRKAGLVDIEEEIEDDVESDSSDGSPINVELCDSSSDDDGTGDEFGDEWEFRGPSGGGACEVGPSGGGACDVGPSGDGSRDGAMHEQAAPNPPLRPRSTRLKKVPVKELYK; encoded by the exons ATGGCATTTGAGGTTGAGGAAGACGATGCACATCCTAGAGGGCGTTCAAATGCAACTGTGATAGACGAACAAGGCGATTGCCATCGCAAAGGAAAGAGTGTCATTGGAGCATCATCAAGTGACGTTGCTGGTATGAGCACAATGCCTGAAAACACGGTTGAGGTGGTCACACAAAATG GGAGGCGTGTGAAATTAAAAGGAGGCATTGAGAGCCCATGGAGCCATGGTGAGCCTTATGGAAATGGTTTTAGTTGTAATTATTGCACTAGTCGTATCAAGGGCGGAGGTGCGACCCGTCTAAGAGAGCATTTGGGAGGATTGCCTGGAAATGTGGCTGCATGTATTAATGTTCCACTTAATGTTAAGGCAATAATGACTGATCAAGTGGCTATTCGGAGAATAAGGAGGCGGCGAAACAATGACCTTAGACACTATGTTGAGCGAGAGGTTAGAGAATCAAATAAAGGATTAGGGACTTCGAGTAAAGCAAGAATTCCTCTAGATGAAGAAGGTCAAATACAGATGGCATTGAAAGAGTCATTGAGGGAATATGATGAGGAGAGGTTCTACCGAAGTCCAAGTGGTAGTAGGTCTGCAAGTTGTTCTGCTAATCAACAAACTAGACTTGACAG GTTCTACCGAAGTCCAAGTATTTCACAGGGTCCTTTTGATATTGATCTGGCACATAGTAGGGCACAAGCACAGCCTCGGGTGGATATCATGCTTAGGGGCGGTAGCAGAGATAAGCTAGGAAAAGCATTGGCGAAGTGGTTTCACGCCAATGATATTCCAGGAAGAAAAGCAGATTGTCCATATTTTCGATCAGCCATTAAATTGGCACAAGAATGTGGACAAGGGGTGCACATCCCTAGTGGAAAGGATTTAGATGGCAAATTTTTGGATATGAACTATGAAGATATGGAGGCTCACATGGCCAAATTCAAGGATGATTGGAAGGAATATGGTGTTACTGTCATGTGTGATTCATGGACAG ATAATGGGTCCAACTATAAGAAGGCATGTCGACAGCTCATTACTCGGTATCCGCACATTACATGGCAGCCCTGTGCAGCTCATACAATTAATTTGATGCTGAAAGATATAAGTCGCTTTTCTGAGGTCTCTCAAGTAGTGGACGATGCAAAAAGAATTTGTAGATTCTTCTATAACCATAACAG GCTTCATGCTATGATGAGGGAGAAAATTGGTGGAGAGTTGATTAGGTGGAATGCTACTAGGTTCGGCACCGTCTTTATCTTCCTTCAGAGTTTCTGGGATAGACAAGATAAGTTTATGCAATGGATGGTGTCTGATGATTGGAAAAACAACGCATGGAAAGATGAAGCAGATCATGCATTTACTTATGATTGTTTGTTAAATAGAAGATGGTGGAGTGACATGGAATTGGTGTTGAATGCTGTCACACCAATTTATACTGTGCTTCGCTATGCTGATCAACAAAAAAATGCAACTATAGCTGGATTTCTTCCAAAGATAATGACAGCCATGGCTCAAATACGTGGTAATTTAAGTAAAGAGAAAGATCTTCTTGATAGAATAGTTGGAGTGATCAAGAAGAGACTAAAATATATGGTTGATGATACTCTCATTGTTGCAG CTGGTGCACTTGATCCTAAAACATTATATATGACTAAGCTTTCAAGAAAATCATCTACTAGACATGCAGTTACATTGGCTCTTAAGAAGCTTGCAAGCTCATCTAAGATTGCATCTGCTGCAATTGAGCAATATGCTTTTTTCTGTGAAAAAAGAGGATTATTTGCAGGGGAGGAAGCCGAACGTTCAGCAACTAATGGACGCATGAGTGCAG CTGAATGGTGGAGTGCATATGGAGGAGAGCACAAAGAACTACAAATGCTTGCACGTCGGATTGTTTCACAATGTCTATCCTCTAGTGGATGCGAGCGAAACTGGAGCACATTTGCATTGGTCCATACCAAACTGAGAAATCGTTTGGGTTATGAGAAGCTCCACAAATTGGTTTATGTCCACTACAATTTGAAATTACGCATCCAACATTTCGAGAATGACATGCAAAGTCTTCAAGAAATGCAAGTCTTCAAAGATACTGAGTTAGATCCATATAGTGTTATGATAGATTGTGCTATGTATGATGAAGGTAACCCAATCATGGATTGGTTGTGCAACTCAAGGAGTGAGTCTACGCCTATTCTTGATGAGTATGATGACAATGAGCTTGAATCCCCAATCCCATCTAGAGTTCTCATGGATGAGTTAGGAATGGATGTAGAAGTGACCGCATTGAAGAGGAAGCTTGATTTTAATACAAGAGAAGgtaagaagaaaagaaaggcagGACTTGTTGATATTGAGGAAGAAATTGAGGATGATGTTGAGTCAGATTCTTCAGATGGTAGCCCAATAAATGTTGAATTATGTGATAGCAGTTCAGATGATGATGGCACAG GTGATGAGTTTGGTGACGAATGGGAATTTAGAGGACCTAGTGGTGGTGGAGCATGTGAAGTTGGACCTAGTGGTGGTGGAGCATGTGATGTTGGACCTAGTGGTGATGGATCAAGGGATG GTGCTATGCATGAGCAAGcagctccaaatcctccacttcgTCCAAGATCAACAAGGCTAAAGAAAGTCCCTGTGAAGGAACTTTATAAG TGA
- the LOC118471923 gene encoding uncharacterized protein isoform X1 — translation MAFEVEEDDAHPRGRSNATVIDEQGDCHRKGKSVIGASSSDVAGMSTMPENTVEVVTQNGRRVKLKGGIESPWSHGEPYGNGFSCNYCTSRIKGGGATRLREHLGGLPGNVAACINVPLNVKAIMTDQVAIRRIRRRRNNDLRHYVEREVRESNKGLGTSSKARIPLDEEGQIQMALKESLREYDEERFYRSPSGSRSASCSANQQTRLDRFYRSPSISQGPFDIDLAHSRAQAQPRVDIMLRGGSRDKLGKALAKWFHANDIPGRKADCPYFRSAIKLAQECGQGVHIPSGKDLDGKFLDMNYEDMEAHMAKFKDDWKEYGVTVMCDSWTGPTMMCIINFMVYCNGRMFFHKSINATGRVQNAEFIYDCIREVVVDEIGVKNVIQIVTDNGSNYKKACRQLITRYPHITWQPCAAHTINLMLKDISRFSEVSQVVDDAKRICRFFYNHNRLHAMMREKIGGELIRWNATRFGTVFIFLQSFWDRQDKFMQWMVSDDWKNNAWKDEADHAFTYDCLLNRRWWSDMELVLNAVTPIYTVLRYADQQKNATIAGFLPKIMTAMAQIRGNLSKEKDLLDRIVGVIKKRLKYMVDDTLIVAAGALDPKTLYMTKLSRKSSTRHAVTLALKKLASSSKIASAAIEQYAFFCEKRGLFAGEEAERSATNGRMSAAEWWSAYGGEHKELQMLARRIVSQCLSSSGCERNWSTFALVHTKLRNRLGYEKLHKLVYVHYNLKLRIQHFENDMQSLQEMQVFKDTELDPYSVMIDCAMYDEGNPIMDWLCNSRSESTPILDEYDDNELESPIPSRVLMDELGMDVEVTALKRKLDFNTREGKKKRKAGLVDIEEEIEDDVESDSSDGSPINVELCDSSSDDDGTVGDEFGDEWEFRGPSGGGACEVGPSGGGACDVGPSGDGSRDGAMHEQAAPNPPLRPRSTRLKKVPVKELYK, via the exons ATGGCATTTGAGGTTGAGGAAGACGATGCACATCCTAGAGGGCGTTCAAATGCAACTGTGATAGACGAACAAGGCGATTGCCATCGCAAAGGAAAGAGTGTCATTGGAGCATCATCAAGTGACGTTGCTGGTATGAGCACAATGCCTGAAAACACGGTTGAGGTGGTCACACAAAATG GGAGGCGTGTGAAATTAAAAGGAGGCATTGAGAGCCCATGGAGCCATGGTGAGCCTTATGGAAATGGTTTTAGTTGTAATTATTGCACTAGTCGTATCAAGGGCGGAGGTGCGACCCGTCTAAGAGAGCATTTGGGAGGATTGCCTGGAAATGTGGCTGCATGTATTAATGTTCCACTTAATGTTAAGGCAATAATGACTGATCAAGTGGCTATTCGGAGAATAAGGAGGCGGCGAAACAATGACCTTAGACACTATGTTGAGCGAGAGGTTAGAGAATCAAATAAAGGATTAGGGACTTCGAGTAAAGCAAGAATTCCTCTAGATGAAGAAGGTCAAATACAGATGGCATTGAAAGAGTCATTGAGGGAATATGATGAGGAGAGGTTCTACCGAAGTCCAAGTGGTAGTAGGTCTGCAAGTTGTTCTGCTAATCAACAAACTAGACTTGACAG GTTCTACCGAAGTCCAAGTATTTCACAGGGTCCTTTTGATATTGATCTGGCACATAGTAGGGCACAAGCACAGCCTCGGGTGGATATCATGCTTAGGGGCGGTAGCAGAGATAAGCTAGGAAAAGCATTGGCGAAGTGGTTTCACGCCAATGATATTCCAGGAAGAAAAGCAGATTGTCCATATTTTCGATCAGCCATTAAATTGGCACAAGAATGTGGACAAGGGGTGCACATCCCTAGTGGAAAGGATTTAGATGGCAAATTTTTGGATATGAACTATGAAGATATGGAGGCTCACATGGCCAAATTCAAGGATGATTGGAAGGAATATGGTGTTACTGTCATGTGTGATTCATGGACAG GTCCTACCATGATGTGTATCATTAATTTTATGGTATATTGCAATGGAAGGATGTTTTTTCACAAGTCTATAAATGCAACTGGCCGTGTTCAAAATGCTGAATTTATTTATGATTGTATTAGAGAGGTGGTTGTTGATGAGATTGGGGTGAAGAATGTCATTCAAATTGTTACAGATAATGGGTCCAACTATAAGAAGGCATGTCGACAGCTCATTACTCGGTATCCGCACATTACATGGCAGCCCTGTGCAGCTCATACAATTAATTTGATGCTGAAAGATATAAGTCGCTTTTCTGAGGTCTCTCAAGTAGTGGACGATGCAAAAAGAATTTGTAGATTCTTCTATAACCATAACAG GCTTCATGCTATGATGAGGGAGAAAATTGGTGGAGAGTTGATTAGGTGGAATGCTACTAGGTTCGGCACCGTCTTTATCTTCCTTCAGAGTTTCTGGGATAGACAAGATAAGTTTATGCAATGGATGGTGTCTGATGATTGGAAAAACAACGCATGGAAAGATGAAGCAGATCATGCATTTACTTATGATTGTTTGTTAAATAGAAGATGGTGGAGTGACATGGAATTGGTGTTGAATGCTGTCACACCAATTTATACTGTGCTTCGCTATGCTGATCAACAAAAAAATGCAACTATAGCTGGATTTCTTCCAAAGATAATGACAGCCATGGCTCAAATACGTGGTAATTTAAGTAAAGAGAAAGATCTTCTTGATAGAATAGTTGGAGTGATCAAGAAGAGACTAAAATATATGGTTGATGATACTCTCATTGTTGCAG CTGGTGCACTTGATCCTAAAACATTATATATGACTAAGCTTTCAAGAAAATCATCTACTAGACATGCAGTTACATTGGCTCTTAAGAAGCTTGCAAGCTCATCTAAGATTGCATCTGCTGCAATTGAGCAATATGCTTTTTTCTGTGAAAAAAGAGGATTATTTGCAGGGGAGGAAGCCGAACGTTCAGCAACTAATGGACGCATGAGTGCAG CTGAATGGTGGAGTGCATATGGAGGAGAGCACAAAGAACTACAAATGCTTGCACGTCGGATTGTTTCACAATGTCTATCCTCTAGTGGATGCGAGCGAAACTGGAGCACATTTGCATTGGTCCATACCAAACTGAGAAATCGTTTGGGTTATGAGAAGCTCCACAAATTGGTTTATGTCCACTACAATTTGAAATTACGCATCCAACATTTCGAGAATGACATGCAAAGTCTTCAAGAAATGCAAGTCTTCAAAGATACTGAGTTAGATCCATATAGTGTTATGATAGATTGTGCTATGTATGATGAAGGTAACCCAATCATGGATTGGTTGTGCAACTCAAGGAGTGAGTCTACGCCTATTCTTGATGAGTATGATGACAATGAGCTTGAATCCCCAATCCCATCTAGAGTTCTCATGGATGAGTTAGGAATGGATGTAGAAGTGACCGCATTGAAGAGGAAGCTTGATTTTAATACAAGAGAAGgtaagaagaaaagaaaggcagGACTTGTTGATATTGAGGAAGAAATTGAGGATGATGTTGAGTCAGATTCTTCAGATGGTAGCCCAATAAATGTTGAATTATGTGATAGCAGTTCAGATGATGATGGCACAG TAGGTGATGAGTTTGGTGACGAATGGGAATTTAGAGGACCTAGTGGTGGTGGAGCATGTGAAGTTGGACCTAGTGGTGGTGGAGCATGTGATGTTGGACCTAGTGGTGATGGATCAAGGGATG GTGCTATGCATGAGCAAGcagctccaaatcctccacttcgTCCAAGATCAACAAGGCTAAAGAAAGTCCCTGTGAAGGAACTTTATAAG TGA
- the LOC118471923 gene encoding uncharacterized protein isoform X3 → MAFEVEEDDAHPRGRSNATVIDEQGDCHRKGKSVIGASSSDVAGMSTMPENTVEVVTQNGRRVKLKGGIESPWSHGEPYGNGFSCNYCTSRIKGGGATRLREHLGGLPGNVAACINVPLNVKAIMTDQVAIRRIRRRRNNDLRHYVEREVRESNKGLGTSSKARIPLDEEGQIQMALKESLREYDEERFYRSPSGSRSASCSANQQTRLDRFYRSPSISQGPFDIDLAHSRAQAQPRVDIMLRGGSRDKLGKALAKWFHANDIPGRKADCPYFRSAIKLAQECGQGVHIPSGKDLDGKFLDMNYEDMEAHMAKFKDDWKEYGVTVMCDSWTDNGSNYKKACRQLITRYPHITWQPCAAHTINLMLKDISRFSEVSQVVDDAKRICRFFYNHNRLHAMMREKIGGELIRWNATRFGTVFIFLQSFWDRQDKFMQWMVSDDWKNNAWKDEADHAFTYDCLLNRRWWSDMELVLNAVTPIYTVLRYADQQKNATIAGFLPKIMTAMAQIRGNLSKEKDLLDRIVGVIKKRLKYMVDDTLIVAAGALDPKTLYMTKLSRKSSTRHAVTLALKKLASSSKIASAAIEQYAFFCEKRGLFAGEEAERSATNGRMSAAEWWSAYGGEHKELQMLARRIVSQCLSSSGCERNWSTFALVHTKLRNRLGYEKLHKLVYVHYNLKLRIQHFENDMQSLQEMQVFKDTELDPYSVMIDCAMYDEGNPIMDWLCNSRSESTPILDEYDDNELESPIPSRVLMDELGMDVEVTALKRKLDFNTREGKKKRKAGLVDIEEEIEDDVESDSSDGSPINVELCDSSSDDDGTVGDEFGDEWEFRGPSGGGACEVGPSGGGACDVGPSGDGSRDGAMHEQAAPNPPLRPRSTRLKKVPVKELYK, encoded by the exons ATGGCATTTGAGGTTGAGGAAGACGATGCACATCCTAGAGGGCGTTCAAATGCAACTGTGATAGACGAACAAGGCGATTGCCATCGCAAAGGAAAGAGTGTCATTGGAGCATCATCAAGTGACGTTGCTGGTATGAGCACAATGCCTGAAAACACGGTTGAGGTGGTCACACAAAATG GGAGGCGTGTGAAATTAAAAGGAGGCATTGAGAGCCCATGGAGCCATGGTGAGCCTTATGGAAATGGTTTTAGTTGTAATTATTGCACTAGTCGTATCAAGGGCGGAGGTGCGACCCGTCTAAGAGAGCATTTGGGAGGATTGCCTGGAAATGTGGCTGCATGTATTAATGTTCCACTTAATGTTAAGGCAATAATGACTGATCAAGTGGCTATTCGGAGAATAAGGAGGCGGCGAAACAATGACCTTAGACACTATGTTGAGCGAGAGGTTAGAGAATCAAATAAAGGATTAGGGACTTCGAGTAAAGCAAGAATTCCTCTAGATGAAGAAGGTCAAATACAGATGGCATTGAAAGAGTCATTGAGGGAATATGATGAGGAGAGGTTCTACCGAAGTCCAAGTGGTAGTAGGTCTGCAAGTTGTTCTGCTAATCAACAAACTAGACTTGACAG GTTCTACCGAAGTCCAAGTATTTCACAGGGTCCTTTTGATATTGATCTGGCACATAGTAGGGCACAAGCACAGCCTCGGGTGGATATCATGCTTAGGGGCGGTAGCAGAGATAAGCTAGGAAAAGCATTGGCGAAGTGGTTTCACGCCAATGATATTCCAGGAAGAAAAGCAGATTGTCCATATTTTCGATCAGCCATTAAATTGGCACAAGAATGTGGACAAGGGGTGCACATCCCTAGTGGAAAGGATTTAGATGGCAAATTTTTGGATATGAACTATGAAGATATGGAGGCTCACATGGCCAAATTCAAGGATGATTGGAAGGAATATGGTGTTACTGTCATGTGTGATTCATGGACAG ATAATGGGTCCAACTATAAGAAGGCATGTCGACAGCTCATTACTCGGTATCCGCACATTACATGGCAGCCCTGTGCAGCTCATACAATTAATTTGATGCTGAAAGATATAAGTCGCTTTTCTGAGGTCTCTCAAGTAGTGGACGATGCAAAAAGAATTTGTAGATTCTTCTATAACCATAACAG GCTTCATGCTATGATGAGGGAGAAAATTGGTGGAGAGTTGATTAGGTGGAATGCTACTAGGTTCGGCACCGTCTTTATCTTCCTTCAGAGTTTCTGGGATAGACAAGATAAGTTTATGCAATGGATGGTGTCTGATGATTGGAAAAACAACGCATGGAAAGATGAAGCAGATCATGCATTTACTTATGATTGTTTGTTAAATAGAAGATGGTGGAGTGACATGGAATTGGTGTTGAATGCTGTCACACCAATTTATACTGTGCTTCGCTATGCTGATCAACAAAAAAATGCAACTATAGCTGGATTTCTTCCAAAGATAATGACAGCCATGGCTCAAATACGTGGTAATTTAAGTAAAGAGAAAGATCTTCTTGATAGAATAGTTGGAGTGATCAAGAAGAGACTAAAATATATGGTTGATGATACTCTCATTGTTGCAG CTGGTGCACTTGATCCTAAAACATTATATATGACTAAGCTTTCAAGAAAATCATCTACTAGACATGCAGTTACATTGGCTCTTAAGAAGCTTGCAAGCTCATCTAAGATTGCATCTGCTGCAATTGAGCAATATGCTTTTTTCTGTGAAAAAAGAGGATTATTTGCAGGGGAGGAAGCCGAACGTTCAGCAACTAATGGACGCATGAGTGCAG CTGAATGGTGGAGTGCATATGGAGGAGAGCACAAAGAACTACAAATGCTTGCACGTCGGATTGTTTCACAATGTCTATCCTCTAGTGGATGCGAGCGAAACTGGAGCACATTTGCATTGGTCCATACCAAACTGAGAAATCGTTTGGGTTATGAGAAGCTCCACAAATTGGTTTATGTCCACTACAATTTGAAATTACGCATCCAACATTTCGAGAATGACATGCAAAGTCTTCAAGAAATGCAAGTCTTCAAAGATACTGAGTTAGATCCATATAGTGTTATGATAGATTGTGCTATGTATGATGAAGGTAACCCAATCATGGATTGGTTGTGCAACTCAAGGAGTGAGTCTACGCCTATTCTTGATGAGTATGATGACAATGAGCTTGAATCCCCAATCCCATCTAGAGTTCTCATGGATGAGTTAGGAATGGATGTAGAAGTGACCGCATTGAAGAGGAAGCTTGATTTTAATACAAGAGAAGgtaagaagaaaagaaaggcagGACTTGTTGATATTGAGGAAGAAATTGAGGATGATGTTGAGTCAGATTCTTCAGATGGTAGCCCAATAAATGTTGAATTATGTGATAGCAGTTCAGATGATGATGGCACAG TAGGTGATGAGTTTGGTGACGAATGGGAATTTAGAGGACCTAGTGGTGGTGGAGCATGTGAAGTTGGACCTAGTGGTGGTGGAGCATGTGATGTTGGACCTAGTGGTGATGGATCAAGGGATG GTGCTATGCATGAGCAAGcagctccaaatcctccacttcgTCCAAGATCAACAAGGCTAAAGAAAGTCCCTGTGAAGGAACTTTATAAG TGA